The DNA segment CGCGGTCCAGGGCGCGCTTGGCTACGGAAAAGGAGAAGGAGGCACCTCCATGACCCACGTCCAGGCGGACGCCCCGTCCAGCCGCGTCCACCATCGCCTGGAAGAGCCGGTCATCCTCGCCAATGCTTGCACCCCGCTTGCCGTGAAAGCAGTGAGTAACCACGTCGCCTTCGTCCAGCAGATCGAGCACCTCGTCCAGAAGGGGCGGCGCCTCGCCAACATGAACCATCAGGGGCAGGCTCGCAATCCGGCTCAGCTGCTTGGCGACGCGGACAGGCGTGATGCCCCAGTCACCCAGGATCACGTGACTCGCCCGCACCTTCAGGCCGCGGATGACCGAGCGGTGACGGTCGACCGCGTCGAGCAGCCGGTCCGCATCGATCGAGTGAACCGAGGTCAGCTCACTCACCCGGTTGCATGCGACGAGACCGATGGATCCGACGTTGAGGAACGCATAAACCTCTTCCGTGCTCCGGCCAGTCACGAACTCCAGGAATCCTTCCACGTTGGCCTCGCCGGCGGAGCCTGCGTCGACGAGGGTGGCCACCCCCCGGGCCAGCCCCGCGTCGGAGGCCCGCACGCCGATATCGGTCGCACCGTGGTAGATGTGGGTATGCAGGTCCGCCCATGCTGGCGAGATGTACGCTCCTTCAGCGTCGACCTGCATTTCTTGCGCCTGGGGTTCGATCGCAGGTCCGACGCGTTCGATACGCCCGTCCGCCGCAATGGAGACGTCGACGACCCTATCCGCGACCCCCTCCGCCGGCAACGCAGGCTTGACACCACGAATCAGGACCCTGCCCATACTCCTTCCGCCCCCCGTCACTTGCCCGAAGCTGAATCGTCTCTCTGGAGCCGTAGGAACTTCGGGGGTCAGCTCCCCGGAGACTCTCCACCGTCACCCATCCCACCCAGGTAAGCGTCAGGCCAATCCAGGAGCGCCTGCTCCCTCCCACCTGGCGGTATCCCCTGCCCTGCCCACGGGACCTGTCCCACGTCGACGCAGGGCAGGCCGTCTGGCGTATAGGTGGATCGCCTCGGGCCCAGCCTGCCAGGCACGACAGGTTCGGGCGCCGGTGACGGGGACTCCTTGAGTACACCTTCGCGCACGCTCTGCGCCATCCGTTCGAGAATCACCGGAACATCGCCCTCCAGGAGGTTGCAGGGGTCCAGCTCGAAGTATCCCAGGTCTACGTGGTGATCCCGTACGGCCACCGGCGGGGAGCCCGTCCGGAGGGCCTGGGCCAAGGCCGCGGCCGCTCGGCCGGGGTTCGGCCCGTCCAGGTGGACCCGGACCCGCGTGATGGGGTTCCCCGTGGGATCCGGTACCTCCACGGCCCTCAGGCCCGGGATTCGCTCCATGCCTTCCCCCAGCTCCCGAACCCTCCGATACTCGGCTTCGTGCTGCGCACCGTGGTCCAGCGCAAGCCAGCGCTCCAGGGCGGCCACGGCTCCGACGATGCCTTCCTTACCCACCTTCATAGCCCGCCCGATGCCCCGTACCTGGTTCAGGTACGCGGCCCGCACCAGGTCCTTTCGGCCGGCTACGATGCCCGCTGTCGGCCCAGCCAGGAACTTGTGCGCGCTGTAGACCGCCAGGTCCGCGCCCAGGCCGATGAAGGACCTGAGATCGTACTCAGACGCGGCATCCACGATGACCGGAACGCCAGCTTGCCGCGCGATGCGCGCTACGTCCCCCAGCGGCAGGAGACCGGATTGAACGGTGTGGTGGCTGACGACGTAGACGACCGCCGCCGTCTCCCGGTCGAGGGCATGCTCGAGCTGGTAGGGCCTGCAGTCGGTTGCGCTCCCGATCTCCAGCACCTCTGCCCCAGTGAGCCGGATCACCTGCGAGATCGGCACGCCGAAGTTCACCACGTGGCCCTTCTGGATAATGACTCTGCGACTCAGGGCAGAGGTATCCGGTAGGCTCTCGATCGCCCCCAGGTCGCTGCCGGTCATACACCCCGCCACCGCCACGGCGACGCCCCCGGCGGCAGACCCGGTGACGCAGCCCGCTTCGGCGCCGGTGGCCCGCACGATCACCGAGCTGGCCATCGCCTGCAGCGCATGCATGTCTACGAAACAGCGCAGAGACTCCATCACCAACCTCGCGACGTCCTCGGGAACCGAGGAGGCGCCGAGGTCGGTCATGGTGCCGGATGCGTTGATCACCCGGTGCTCCTGCAGCCACGAAACGAGGTCTACGGCCATCGCCTCCCCCATGCGTCTCACCCTACCCTTTCACACTACCGGCCAGGAGGCCGCTCACGATGTACTTCTGAAAGGTGAGCGCCACAAGCACCGGCGGGATGACCGAGAGCACCCCGGCGGCAATCATGGCCACGTAGTCGATGTCAACGTCGGTGGCGAACATGGCCGCCACCACCGTGCTCGTGTACGCGGCCTCGGAAGACGTAAGGATGAGGGCAAAGAAGAACTCCCCCCAGGTCAGCATGAACGCGAGGATGCCCGCGGCCACCAACCCTGGTAGCGAAAGCGGTAGGATGATGAGCCTCACTACCTGCCCTCGGGTGCATCCGTCCATCCGGCCGGCGTCCTCCAGGTCCTCCGGAATGCTCTGGAAGTAGGCGCGCAGCAGCCAGATGACGTATGGAAGGATAAAGGAGAGGTTGATGATCACCAGCGTCTCCAGTCGATTGAGCATCCCCACGAACCGGGCGGCCAGATAGAAAGGGACGGCGATCGCCAGCGCCGGCATCATGCGCGTGCCCAGGATGAGAAACATCACGGCATTCTTCCCCCGAAACCGGAGCCGGGCCAGAGGATACGCCGCGTAAGCACCGGCAGCCACCGCGGCCACGGCCACGCTGGCCGCCACGATCAAGCTGTTCAAGAGGGAACGGGGAAAGATCCGCACCTGATAGGCCGTCCCGGCGGTCTCGCCTGTGAGGGCACCCCGCAGAAGACCTGCGTAGCTCTCCAAACTCACTGGGTTGGGAATCCACTTGGGAGGGACGGAGAGCAGAGCCGTCTCCGTCTGGAGACTGGACGATACCAGCCAGACGAACGGCCCGGTCAGGTAGACGAATGCCAGCATTGCTCCAAGGTAGAGCAGCGAGACCTTCGCCACTCTGCTCCACCGCAGATTCACACGCAACCGTCCCACCTCCGCAACCCCTAGAGTCCAGCGAGGTCTTCAGATCGCTCGCTCTGTCCACTACTTGCCATCGCCACGCAGCAGGCGGAAGTAGAAGACCGAAATGCTCAGGGTGATCAACCCCAGTACGATGGCCAGGGCGCTGCCGCTGCCGAAGCTCAGGCGGACGAACGTATCGTTGTAGATCATCCATCCCAGCACGGTTGTGGCGTTTCCCGGACCCCCACCCGTCAGCACATAGATGATGTCGAACACCTTCAGAGCGAACATCGTCTCAAAGATGAGCACGACGAGGAGGGTAGGACGGAGTGATGGAATCGTGATGGAGCGCAGCCGCTGCCAGCGGCCCGCCCCGTCCACGGTGGCGGCCTCATAGAGCTCCCCTGGGATGGTCTGGAGGCCAGCCAAGATCAGGATCGTCGCCAGAGGAACGTCCTTCCACGCATAGGCGAAAACGCTCCACGCCATGGCGCTTGGCATACTCGTCAGCCACGACCGATAGGTGCCGATCACCCCTGACTGGGTGAGCATGCCGTTCACGATCCCGTAGCTCGGGTCCAGCAACCACTTCCACATGAGGCCGTTCACCACGTGCGGAATGGCCCACGGGATCAGCAGCATCGCCCGGAGAACGCCCCGGCCCTTGAAGCGCTCGTTCAGGAGGAGCGCCAGGAGAAAACCCACCAGCATGATGAGCGCCACCGACAGGGCCGCAAAGACGAGCGTGGTCTGAAGCGAGCCCCAGAAGCGAGGATCCTGGAGGATGTCTCCGTAGTTTTCTAGCCCTACGAAGGGGTGCATGGGCCGCTTGAGATTCCAGCGGTGGAGACTCAGGTAGGACGCGTACGCTATTGGGAAGAGGACGGTCGCAAGGATGATGATCAGCGCGGGCGACATGAAAAGGAGCCCGGTCGTACCAGCATTTCGCTCCGTAATCGGTACGGACCGGTTCACGCGGCCCACCATGGCCTCCCTCATGAGCTCCGTCTCCCTCCTCTGGCAGGCAAGCAAGGTTCCCACTGTGAAAGGGCGCGGCGACCGGCTCGCAAGCCGGCCGCCGTACCCAGGCTTACCAGTACTCCTCCCGCAGATCGGTCCACTCGTCGGCCAGCCGTTCGAGTGACTGCCCCTCGTCCGATCTCCCGGTCAGGATGTTCTGGAAGACGTCCCACGCCGAGACGTCCCATTCCGCGAACCACGGTGTGAAGCGATACGGCCGACCCACCGTGTACTTCGCCTGCTCGCGCCAGGCGTCGAGGTCGCTCCAGGTGCCGAGCGCCGCCACGATCTCAGGATCCTCGAACATCGAGTCGTAGGCGAAGCCCAAGCCAAACTCGATCGCCCAACGCTTGGGGACGTAGTACTCACCGGTCGCATCCCTGCCCCCCAGGAATTGAAGCAGCTTCCACGCTTCCTCCTTGTTCCGCGACGCGGTGGTGATGGCATAGAGACGAACATAGGCAGTCGTGCCGCTCCGGACTGTATCCGTACCTGGAATCAGCCCGTTCCTGATGTGGCCAGCCTCGCGGGAGCTGCTCGGATCGTTCATGGTCCGAACATCGTAGTCCGCCACGATGGTAAACGAGTGCGTGCCCGCCGAGAGCGCACGGGTCACGTCATGATCGTCCGAGTTGAGCGAAGCCTCGTCGACCAGTCCCTCAGCCAACGCCCGCTTGAGCCACGCGAGGGCGTCCCTGAAGGCACTTCCCTCCTGGTGAAACTGAGGTTCATGGTCATCGTCGAAGAGGACGCCACCGCGAGAGACAGTCATGTCCTCGAGCGTATTCGTGATGTACATGCCCTTCTTCAGCTGTAGGATGATCGGATGCTCGGCGATCCCGCCGGCCCTGATCGCTCGCGCCTGCTCCAGCAGCTCATGCCAGGTGCGCGCCGGCTCCTCGAATCCCGCCCGTTGCAGGTGCTCCGCGTTGTATGCGAGGACGCGAAGCCCCGAGTAATAGGGCAGACCATAGAGATGGCCACTGTACGAAAGCTGGTGCACCATGGATGCCGGCATGTCGTCGATGTACTTCTGAACTCCCGGCAAGTCGTCGATGGGCATGATCCACCCGGCCGAGGCCCACTCTGCCAGGAAGTTGTCCCGTACGTAGACGACGTCGAACTCCGTTCCTCCCACGAAGCTGGCAACCATACGGTCGCGGTAGTTGTCACTGGGGAACGGCGTGAACAGTGCGCTGATCCCCGTCTGCTGCTGGAACCTTTGGAGGTTCTCGTTCACGACGTCGACCTCGTAAGGCCAGCCGGTGACGCGGAGGGTCACCTGCGCTGAGGCCGTGAGGGAACTCGCCAGCAGGACCAGAAACAGCCATCCGACCAGTGCGACGTACCGACGTCCCATGAATCACCAGACCTCCTTCGGCTGAATGTTGTAGAGCACCGCGGTGGAAGCCACCCGCCTCGCGTACTCTGAGAATCACGATTAATCACGGTTCGACGCGGTAGGAATACGTGGGAAAGCAATCGTCTCGATGGGTACCTGGAATAGTGCAGCGAGCCTGAGCGCTGTCACAAGCGAAACGCGGCGTCGTCCGGTCTCATACTGGCTAACGCAGTGCTTCGTACACTCGAGGAATGCTGCCACATCTGCCTGGGTAAGACCGTTCCTTTGGCGTAACTGCCGCAGCGTGAGCGCCTGGTGCACCACCGCCATCGCCCGTTCCCCCCCAGCGGCCAAATGGTAACTGAATCCCAGTGTAGTACACGTTCTGTGTATTGTCAAGTCGTAGTACACGTATCGTTACGGAGGATGGGAAGCCTAGCGCGGTTAACAGAATGTGATACGGAAGAGCTTGGGGAGGTTACCGCGCCTTGGGATTCCCCACCCGTCTCCGCCAGCTGCGTGAGGCGAAAGGGATGACACAGCAGGACTTGGGGGCGCTGATTGGAGTCACCAAGAACAGCATCTCATCGTACGAGCGCGGCGTGCGGACACCGGAGTTCCACCTGCTCTTGCGCATGGCGGACGTCTTCGGGGTGTCTACCGACTACCTGCTGGGTCACACAGAGCGAGACGTGTCCCCCGACCAGAGACTCGCTCTCTTGGCCATCGAACTGGGCGAGAATGGAGCGACCGATGAAGACGTACGGCTTATCCTGGAGTTGTTGAAGTGCCGACGGCGCATCTCTAGCGCGCACCAGGAGATGTCCGCGGCTATCGAGAGAGAGCGGCGCTCGCGACGGAGGTAAGGTCGGACCTGTTACCGACGAAAGATCGCACACCAGAGTCAGGCCCTCCTCGAGTGGCCGACAAGTCGGCCCCCCGATCGTCCCGGGCGGCCAGGCTCCGTGGGAACTTCTAGGTTGGCCGTGCTCCCTTAAGCGGTTCACCCACGAGGGTCGGTGCTTTGGCACCCTGGGGTTTTGACATAGGCCTTCCCGCAGTGTGGCGGAGCGGCGAGAAAAACCTCGAGTCGGCGCCAGTGGGAGGCAGGAATTCGGCGACGGGGCGTGAAGTTGTCGGAACACTCTCCGGCAGGTGGCAGGGAACGCAGGCCGTGGCCGATTCGAGCTGGCTCCGGAAAAGGAGAGGGCAGATGAAGCAGGCCCTTTCGAGCGCCTCGACTGGCAGGTCGCCGAGCGGGACGACGCCCGGCTCGCCCGTGCCGTCGCCGAGCACCGGGAGCTCGATGCGGTCCACAACCTCGAGGAGGGTGGGCTTCTCGACGGCTTCATGGCCTTCCTCAGAGAGATCGGCTTCCTCGCCTACCTCGAGCGCCTGCGCCCCAGCCGCCGGGAGCGCTTCATGGTCGAGCCGCCTCCCTCATCCTTCTCACTCACATGATCAAGACGCTCCTGGGCATCGAGCACCTCTATGCGATGCCCGCCCTGCTCTTCAGCGACCCCTCAACCGTGAAGCTCATGGGCTTCAACGCCCGCTGGTTGGAAGAAGGGCTCAGCCGGCGATCTGAGGAGAAGCGAGGCGAGGACAAGGAACGGCCGAAGCCCTTCAGCGCCCAGATGGTGGCCAACTTCCTCGCCGACCTGGTCCTCCGGGAGGCCGCGGCCTGCTTCAATCAGGCCATCCAGTGCCTGGCCCGCTTCGGTGTCTTCCCCCGGGAGGTTACCTTGGTGCTGGACGGGACCGACGTGGAGACAACCGGCAGGTGCCGGGGCGCCGGACGGGCGAAGCGGGAGAAGAAGGTGACCGATCGGGCGGGACGCCCGAAGGTTGTGGAGGTGCTGGTCTTCGGCTTCAAGGTGGTGGTAGCTTTCGATCTGGCCACCCAGATCCCCGTTGCCGACATCGTCGTCAAGATCCAGCGCCACGAGACGCTCTGCACCCGCAGGCTGGTGCGCCAAGCCCAAAGCAACCTCTCGCCCGGCGGCGCCCGAGTCGCCAAGGTCCTCGTCGACCGGGGCTGCCTGGACGGTGCCACCCTTCACTGGCTCGACCAGCAGGGCATCGCCTTCGTCGTCCCGGCGAAGAAGAAGATGCTCGTCCACAGGCTCGCCTGCTCGGAGGCCCAGGGGAAGAAGGGCCACGTCCAGTCCCGGACCCGAACCGTCACCCACGGCCATGGCAAGCACAAGATGGAGGCTGAGGCCTCTTCTCCTCTGGAAGCCCTCGCCCCAGGTTCCTCACGGCCGCGACCGTCTCGCCGGACTCCACCCTCGCCTTGCCACGCTCCCGTGCCACCCCTACCGGCCTTCCTGCTCCCAGCCGCTCTCCTATGTCAAAACCCCAGGATATCGAGCGCCGTGAAGGTATGCGCCAGCCGTTGCAGAACACTATGTATCCCGCCAGATGCCGGCACAGCAGGTCACCTCCTGAACCTCGATCGATCTCACATCAGGGCTGGTTCCGCCTCTCCCGGCACCACGCATCGCAAGCCGACGTCGTGCGCCCCGCTGCCCAGCCGTCCCGCACACGCTTCTTGCTACCGACCCGCGTACTCACC comes from the Limnochorda pilosa genome and includes:
- a CDS encoding carbohydrate ABC transporter permease — translated: MNLRWSRVAKVSLLYLGAMLAFVYLTGPFVWLVSSSLQTETALLSVPPKWIPNPVSLESYAGLLRGALTGETAGTAYQVRIFPRSLLNSLIVAASVAVAAVAAGAYAAYPLARLRFRGKNAVMFLILGTRMMPALAIAVPFYLAARFVGMLNRLETLVIINLSFILPYVIWLLRAYFQSIPEDLEDAGRMDGCTRGQVVRLIILPLSLPGLVAAGILAFMLTWGEFFFALILTSSEAAYTSTVVAAMFATDVDIDYVAMIAAGVLSVIPPVLVALTFQKYIVSGLLAGSVKG
- a CDS encoding carbohydrate ABC transporter permease; the protein is MREAMVGRVNRSVPITERNAGTTGLLFMSPALIIILATVLFPIAYASYLSLHRWNLKRPMHPFVGLENYGDILQDPRFWGSLQTTLVFAALSVALIMLVGFLLALLLNERFKGRGVLRAMLLIPWAIPHVVNGLMWKWLLDPSYGIVNGMLTQSGVIGTYRSWLTSMPSAMAWSVFAYAWKDVPLATILILAGLQTIPGELYEAATVDGAGRWQRLRSITIPSLRPTLLVVLIFETMFALKVFDIIYVLTGGGPGNATTVLGWMIYNDTFVRLSFGSGSALAIVLGLITLSISVFYFRLLRGDGK
- a CDS encoding ABC transporter substrate-binding protein, whose translation is MGRRYVALVGWLFLVLLASSLTASAQVTLRVTGWPYEVDVVNENLQRFQQQTGISALFTPFPSDNYRDRMVASFVGGTEFDVVYVRDNFLAEWASAGWIMPIDDLPGVQKYIDDMPASMVHQLSYSGHLYGLPYYSGLRVLAYNAEHLQRAGFEEPARTWHELLEQARAIRAGGIAEHPIILQLKKGMYITNTLEDMTVSRGGVLFDDDHEPQFHQEGSAFRDALAWLKRALAEGLVDEASLNSDDHDVTRALSAGTHSFTIVADYDVRTMNDPSSSREAGHIRNGLIPGTDTVRSGTTAYVRLYAITTASRNKEEAWKLLQFLGGRDATGEYYVPKRWAIEFGLGFAYDSMFEDPEIVAALGTWSDLDAWREQAKYTVGRPYRFTPWFAEWDVSAWDVFQNILTGRSDEGQSLERLADEWTDLREEYW
- a CDS encoding transposase → MVANFLADLVLREAAACFNQAIQCLARFGVFPREVTLVLDGTDVETTGRCRGAGRAKREKKVTDRAGRPKVVEVLVFGFKVVVAFDLATQIPVADIVVKIQRHETLCTRRLVRQAQSNLSPGGARVAKVLVDRGCLDGATLHWLDQQGIAFVVPAKKKMLVHRLACSEAQGKKGHVQSRTRTVTHGHGKHKMEAEASSPLEALAPGSSRPRPSRRTPPSPCHAPVPPLPAFLLPAALLCQNPRISSAVKVCASRCRTLCIPPDAGTAGHLLNLDRSHIRAGSASPGTTHRKPTSCAPLPSRPAHASCYRPAYSPPTPPFPASPSARRTCGSRTIHTWSVRDWG
- a CDS encoding helix-turn-helix domain-containing protein, which encodes MGFPTRLRQLREAKGMTQQDLGALIGVTKNSISSYERGVRTPEFHLLLRMADVFGVSTDYLLGHTERDVSPDQRLALLAIELGENGATDEDVRLILELLKCRRRISSAHQEMSAAIERERRSRRR
- a CDS encoding amidohydrolase/deacetylase family metallohydrolase: MGRVLIRGVKPALPAEGVADRVVDVSIAADGRIERVGPAIEPQAQEMQVDAEGAYISPAWADLHTHIYHGATDIGVRASDAGLARGVATLVDAGSAGEANVEGFLEFVTGRSTEEVYAFLNVGSIGLVACNRVSELTSVHSIDADRLLDAVDRHRSVIRGLKVRASHVILGDWGITPVRVAKQLSRIASLPLMVHVGEAPPLLDEVLDLLDEGDVVTHCFHGKRGASIGEDDRLFQAMVDAAGRGVRLDVGHGGASFSFSVAKRALDRGLVPYTISTDLHQHNIAGPVWDLGTTMSKLLNLGMPLTGVLEAVTFHPWRILGLGERAAGWLRAGTLARFTLFRIEEVSLEAPDSAGGRERLSRFILPRYTVVGTEVVEASSTGHEALRSRRDGARRENDR
- a CDS encoding aminotransferase class V-fold PLP-dependent enzyme, which gives rise to MAVDLVSWLQEHRVINASGTMTDLGASSVPEDVARLVMESLRCFVDMHALQAMASSVIVRATGAEAGCVTGSAAGGVAVAVAGCMTGSDLGAIESLPDTSALSRRVIIQKGHVVNFGVPISQVIRLTGAEVLEIGSATDCRPYQLEHALDRETAAVVYVVSHHTVQSGLLPLGDVARIARQAGVPVIVDAASEYDLRSFIGLGADLAVYSAHKFLAGPTAGIVAGRKDLVRAAYLNQVRGIGRAMKVGKEGIVGAVAALERWLALDHGAQHEAEYRRVRELGEGMERIPGLRAVEVPDPTGNPITRVRVHLDGPNPGRAAAALAQALRTGSPPVAVRDHHVDLGYFELDPCNLLEGDVPVILERMAQSVREGVLKESPSPAPEPVVPGRLGPRRSTYTPDGLPCVDVGQVPWAGQGIPPGGREQALLDWPDAYLGGMGDGGESPGS
- a CDS encoding helix-turn-helix transcriptional regulator translates to MAVVHQALTLRQLRQRNGLTQADVAAFLECTKHCVSQYETGRRRVSLVTALRLAALFQVPIETIAFPRIPTASNRD